A single genomic interval of Candidatus Effluviviaceae Genus V sp. harbors:
- a CDS encoding 4Fe-4S dicluster domain-containing protein → MKKPKLRELKEALTSLVKAPYTTKFPFEPLQPAEAFRGLPEWHEDDCIGCGACAEVCPARTIDVIDEGDKRTLIHHFDNCIYCGQCQANCTTTKGIILSHRFDLAVFDRKQAEQVIEKELVRCEHCGGVVTTIDQLRWIARKVGSLAVANPTLTVAQHRRLGLTVDPSERPDEKTESRQDGYLIMCPTCRREIYLTEDWKGVTPGLF, encoded by the coding sequence ATGAAGAAGCCGAAGCTTCGCGAACTCAAGGAGGCCCTGACCTCACTGGTCAAGGCGCCATACACGACGAAGTTCCCGTTCGAGCCGCTTCAGCCGGCCGAGGCCTTCCGGGGTCTCCCGGAGTGGCACGAGGACGACTGCATCGGGTGCGGGGCGTGTGCGGAGGTGTGTCCTGCGAGGACGATCGATGTCATCGACGAGGGTGACAAGCGCACTCTCATCCATCACTTCGACAACTGCATCTACTGCGGGCAGTGCCAGGCCAACTGCACGACCACGAAGGGCATCATCCTCTCGCACCGCTTCGACCTTGCCGTCTTCGACCGGAAGCAGGCAGAGCAGGTCATCGAGAAGGAGCTCGTGCGCTGCGAACACTGCGGGGGCGTCGTGACCACCATCGACCAGCTGCGCTGGATCGCGAGGAAGGTCGGCTCGCTCGCGGTCGCGAACCCGACCCTCACGGTCGCTCAGCACCGGCGACTGGGTCTGACGGTCGACCCGTCCGAGCGCCCGGACGAGAAGACGGAGTCACGCCAGGACGGCTACCTCATCATGTGTCCCACGTGCCGTCGTGAGATCTACCTCACGGAGGACTGGAAGGGCGTGACGCCGGGTCTCTTCTAG
- a CDS encoding Na+/H+ antiporter subunit G: MSSQSIAAVILISVGVFFDLVGALGLLRLPDVYNRLQAATKCVTLGTCLILVGVLVHSGWNAMGIKALLAATFVLWTSPTGSHALARGAHIAGVPLWERSVVDRYHEDTGQ, translated from the coding sequence ATGAGTAGCCAGAGCATCGCGGCGGTCATTCTCATATCCGTCGGCGTGTTCTTCGACCTCGTCGGCGCGCTCGGGCTTCTCAGGCTCCCGGATGTCTACAACAGGCTCCAGGCGGCGACCAAGTGCGTGACGCTGGGAACATGCCTGATCCTCGTCGGCGTCCTGGTCCACTCGGGCTGGAACGCCATGGGCATCAAGGCGCTCCTGGCCGCGACGTTCGTCCTCTGGACCTCGCCGACCGGCAGCCACGCTCTCGCGAGAGGCGCACACATCGCCGGCGTGCCTCTCTGGGAGCGCTCGGTGGTCGACAGGTACCACGAGGACACGGGGCAGTAG